The genomic region TGCGAATGGAGCACGAACGAGAATGCGGCGCGGGTCGGCATCGATCAGGCCTTGAAGCCGAGTTCGCGGCCCTTGTCGTTGCCCGGAAGCTTGATCGGGCCGAACTGCGACTCGTAGTTCTTCAGATTCTGCTCGAGCGTCATGAGCAGCGACTTGGCATGCTGCGGCGTCAGGATCACGCGGGCGTAAACCCGTGCTTTGGGAACTCCGGGCAGCACGCGTGCGAAGTCGAGGATGACTTCCGAAGCCGAATGCGCGATCAGCACCAGGTTCGAGTAGATGCCTTCGGCGGCCGCCGGCCCCAGCTCGACTTCGATCGGAGTTTGGTGGTTTTCCACAGGCAGGCTCCTTTTACCCCAATGAGCGCTCGCGAGGCGCGGTGGATCGGGCGGCGCATTGCAGCGGGAGCAACGGACGTTAGGCGGGTGCCGCTCTAGGGTCAAGCGACGAAGGAGCTTAGCGGCGGCATCTCGCGCGTGCGAAATGCCCGC from Candidatus Eisenbacteria bacterium harbors:
- a CDS encoding DUF3467 domain-containing protein produces the protein MENHQTPIEVELGPAAAEGIYSNLVLIAHSASEVILDFARVLPGVPKARVYARVILTPQHAKSLLMTLEQNLKNYESQFGPIKLPGNDKGRELGFKA